The Paenibacillus sp. RUD330 genome has a segment encoding these proteins:
- the pilM gene encoding pilus assembly protein PilM, giving the protein MTVDASGIRYATLRKKNGWEIEKTGFYPFPPGLIEQDGIINDESLRISIRQWAKEERLQGASAILAVPTSQVIVRRLMIPAVNDRELRELIHLEVETAMHLPFDNPVYDYVPVVRGEETTQVLVYAAPRSWIDPLVSMLREARIKVVGTGIAATAIQGAVNPLNLEPPSGHMYIHLKGASVEIAMFHEGNPVFIRSIEEDGTAEGLSGLRVGELTAEISRMLSFYQFGIHEGSSKIAKGILSGGGDSAKTLLNALRQALPDVDFYEAGAASIAAGMESDIAENYLIPGGLLVRSDSVRRLTLLPRIDRETRYAPLAVSLIAVAWIACAALSVYGYAAANADASRKEERILALGQERLALERQISKAGSSAASGSDPYEQAERLRASKQDVAAFARGLEEILPPASRLVNFRYAKGGQLLADVRMATLGDASKYLFDLRRVSWIGHAEMNSIAAADSGAAIGSGDAGTASAFTVSYSILIMPANPQQEKEATADGTAP; this is encoded by the coding sequence ATGACGGTGGACGCCTCCGGAATCCGGTATGCGACTCTACGGAAGAAAAATGGGTGGGAGATCGAGAAGACCGGCTTCTACCCGTTCCCGCCCGGGCTCATCGAGCAGGACGGAATCATCAATGACGAAAGCCTGCGCATCTCCATCCGCCAGTGGGCCAAGGAAGAGCGGCTGCAGGGAGCCTCGGCCATCCTCGCCGTGCCGACTTCCCAGGTCATCGTCCGGCGGCTGATGATTCCGGCGGTGAACGACAGGGAGCTTCGCGAGCTCATCCACCTCGAGGTGGAGACGGCGATGCATCTTCCCTTCGACAATCCCGTCTACGATTACGTGCCGGTCGTCCGCGGAGAGGAGACGACGCAGGTTCTCGTCTACGCGGCTCCGCGCAGCTGGATCGATCCGCTCGTCTCCATGCTCCGGGAAGCCCGGATCAAGGTTGTCGGCACGGGCATCGCGGCGACGGCCATCCAGGGAGCGGTGAATCCGCTCAACCTGGAGCCGCCCTCGGGCCATATGTACATCCATCTCAAGGGAGCTTCGGTCGAGATCGCCATGTTCCACGAAGGCAACCCTGTCTTCATTCGCTCCATTGAAGAGGACGGAACCGCGGAGGGGCTGAGCGGCCTGCGTGTCGGGGAACTGACAGCCGAGATTTCGCGGATGCTCAGCTTCTACCAGTTCGGCATCCATGAAGGAAGCTCCAAAATTGCGAAGGGCATCCTGTCCGGCGGTGGCGACAGCGCCAAAACGCTGTTGAACGCTCTGCGCCAAGCGCTGCCGGATGTAGACTTCTATGAGGCCGGAGCGGCTTCCATCGCGGCCGGCATGGAATCGGACATCGCCGAGAATTATTTGATCCCCGGCGGCCTGCTCGTCCGCAGCGACTCGGTCCGGCGGCTCACGCTGCTGCCGCGCATCGATCGCGAGACCCGCTACGCGCCTCTGGCCGTATCGCTGATCGCGGTCGCCTGGATCGCCTGCGCCGCTCTGTCCGTCTACGGCTATGCGGCGGCAAATGCAGATGCTTCCCGCAAAGAAGAGCGGATCCTCGCCTTGGGCCAGGAGCGGCTTGCGCTGGAGCGGCAGATCAGCAAGGCAGGCAGCTCCGCGGCAAGCGGCTCCGATCCGTACGAGCAGGCCGAGCGGCTGCGCGCCTCCAAGCAGGATGTCGCCGCGTTTGCCCGCGGCCTGGAGGAAATTCTGCCTCCGGCTTCCCGGCTCGTCAACTTCCGGTATGCCAAGGGAGGCCAGCTCCTCGCAGACGTCCGAATGGCGACGCTGGGCGATGCATCCAAATACCTGTTCGATCTGCGGAGGGTTTCCTGGATCGGCCATGCGGAGATGAACAGTATCGCCGCCGCCGATTCGGGAGCCGCCATTGGCTCCGGCGATGCCGGCACGGCTTCGGCCTTCACGGTTTCCTATTCCATCCTCATTATGCCGGCCAACCCACAGCAAGAGAAGGAGGCGACAGCCGATGGCACGGCGCCGTAA
- the spoIIE gene encoding stage II sporulation protein E: MKEKANIVLFPGQQRTSRTADALRKGKERAASLRAVQLIASKRWTILLALVGFLLGRAVILENLMPFAPAYFAVVFFLRRDVYKLAAVSLVAGSLLAATPSAIPIAMEIAVLFLLLKGLEMYEKAELSQAPILVFAATLVVKLFGAFVHSTLGWYDLMMVGVESALAFVLTLVFVQAIPVLTLTRKSNALKNEEIICLMILMASVMTGAVGWSVSGLSLEHVLSRYMLLLFALAGGAPLGASVGVVAGLILSLANLNAIVQMSLLAFSGMLAGLMKEGGRMAVAFGMLLGSSILSLYIGGQTDVMASTWESVAAAALFLLTPKIVVRTISRYVPGTSEHVKSQHEYAKRVREVTAQRVTQFSEVFRQLASSFGQLNTPAAQKPAEEEIQHFMNAASQKVCSNCHRKDMCWNGKFYDTYKMMTEMMTAVDEGHDGIRKDKPRTWTSHCSKTHLVMAALQQQHERYKHDLHWKKQIFESRQLVADQLSGVSQIMEDLAREIQREGQTLHLQEEQIRDALESLGLSIHGLDIISLEEGNVEIEVYHTFPKGHDESRKIIAPLLSDILGEHVAVKAERNPAKHGEPNLVVFGSAKEYEIETGIAGAAKGGDLLSGDSFSTVELGNGKFAVAISDGMGNGERARLESSTALSILQQLLQSGMDEQLAIKSVNSVLMLRSPDEMFATVDVALIDMYTANTTFMKIGSTPSFIKRGNEVIPVAANNLPIGILQEIDVDLISMQLQPGDTLIMMTDGIYDAPGHAVNKELWMKRVIQEMQTADPQEIADTLLERVVRHYKGEIVDDMTVVVAKIEKHVPEWASFRWPGVNKFERPRTVS, from the coding sequence ATGAAGGAAAAGGCCAACATCGTCCTGTTCCCGGGACAGCAGCGGACAAGCCGTACGGCGGACGCGCTGCGCAAAGGAAAGGAAAGAGCCGCATCGCTGAGAGCGGTGCAGCTGATCGCCTCGAAGAGGTGGACGATCCTGCTGGCTCTGGTCGGGTTCCTGCTCGGAAGGGCGGTCATTCTGGAAAATTTGATGCCGTTCGCTCCCGCGTACTTCGCGGTCGTCTTCTTCCTAAGAAGGGACGTGTACAAGCTGGCGGCCGTATCGCTCGTCGCGGGAAGCCTGCTGGCGGCGACGCCGAGCGCGATTCCGATCGCAATGGAGATCGCGGTGCTGTTCCTGCTCCTCAAGGGGCTGGAAATGTACGAGAAGGCGGAGCTGTCGCAGGCCCCCATCCTCGTCTTCGCCGCCACGCTGGTCGTGAAGCTGTTCGGAGCGTTCGTCCACTCCACGCTCGGCTGGTACGACCTCATGATGGTCGGCGTGGAATCGGCGCTGGCATTCGTCCTGACGCTCGTGTTCGTCCAGGCGATCCCGGTGCTGACGCTCACCCGCAAGAGCAATGCGCTCAAGAACGAGGAGATCATCTGCCTCATGATCCTGATGGCGTCGGTGATGACCGGGGCGGTCGGATGGAGCGTCTCGGGCTTGTCCCTGGAGCATGTGCTCTCCCGCTACATGCTGCTGCTGTTCGCGCTGGCGGGCGGAGCCCCCCTCGGCGCTTCGGTCGGCGTCGTCGCCGGGCTCATCCTCAGCCTCGCCAACCTCAATGCGATCGTGCAGATGAGCCTGCTCGCGTTCTCCGGCATGCTGGCCGGGCTGATGAAGGAAGGCGGGCGGATGGCCGTTGCTTTCGGGATGCTGCTCGGCTCCTCCATTCTCTCTCTATATATAGGAGGCCAGACCGATGTGATGGCCAGCACCTGGGAGTCGGTCGCAGCGGCGGCGCTGTTCCTGCTCACGCCCAAGATCGTGGTGAGGACGATCTCCCGGTACGTCCCCGGCACGAGCGAGCATGTGAAGTCCCAGCATGAATATGCGAAAAGAGTGCGCGAAGTGACGGCCCAGCGGGTCACGCAATTCTCGGAAGTGTTCCGCCAGCTGGCGAGCAGCTTCGGACAGCTCAATACGCCGGCGGCGCAGAAGCCCGCGGAGGAAGAGATCCAGCATTTCATGAATGCGGCGTCCCAGAAGGTCTGCTCGAACTGCCACCGCAAGGATATGTGCTGGAACGGCAAGTTCTACGACACCTATAAGATGATGACGGAAATGATGACGGCGGTGGACGAGGGCCATGACGGAATCCGGAAGGACAAGCCCCGCACCTGGACGAGCCATTGCAGCAAGACCCATCTGGTAATGGCGGCGCTGCAGCAGCAGCATGAGCGGTACAAGCATGACCTTCATTGGAAGAAGCAGATCTTCGAATCGCGTCAGCTCGTTGCCGATCAGCTGAGCGGCGTGTCGCAGATCATGGAGGATCTCGCGCGGGAGATCCAGAGAGAGGGCCAGACGCTTCATCTGCAGGAGGAGCAGATCCGCGACGCGCTGGAGTCGCTGGGGTTGTCCATACACGGACTCGATATTATCAGCCTGGAGGAAGGAAATGTTGAGATTGAGGTGTACCACACGTTCCCGAAGGGGCATGACGAAAGCCGCAAGATCATCGCGCCGCTGCTTAGTGATATCCTGGGCGAGCATGTCGCGGTAAAGGCGGAGCGGAATCCCGCCAAGCACGGAGAACCGAACCTGGTCGTCTTCGGTTCCGCCAAGGAGTACGAGATCGAGACGGGCATCGCCGGAGCGGCCAAGGGCGGCGACCTGCTGTCGGGAGACAGCTTCAGCACCGTCGAGCTCGGCAACGGCAAGTTCGCGGTCGCCATCAGCGACGGCATGGGCAACGGGGAGCGGGCGCGGCTGGAGAGCAGCACGGCGCTCAGCATCCTGCAGCAGCTGCTGCAGTCCGGCATGGACGAGCAGCTGGCGATCAAGTCGGTCAATTCGGTGCTGATGCTCCGATCGCCGGATGAGATGTTCGCCACGGTCGACGTGGCTCTGATCGATATGTACACGGCCAATACGACCTTCATGAAGATCGGGTCGACGCCAAGCTTCATCAAGAGGGGCAACGAGGTCATCCCTGTGGCGGCCAACAACCTGCCGATCGGCATTTTGCAGGAGATCGACGTCGATCTCATCAGCATGCAGCTGCAGCCGGGAGATACGCTCATCATGATGACGGACGGCATCTACGATGCGCCGGGCCACGCGGTGAACAAGGAGCTGTGGATGAAAAGGGTGATCCAGGAGATGCAGACGGCGGACCCGCAGGAGATTGCGGATACGCTGCTGGAGCGGGTCGTCCGCCACTACAAGGGCGAGATCGTCGACGACATGACGGTCGTCGTAGCGAAGATAGAGAAGCATGTGCCGGAGTGGGCGTCCTTCCGCTGGCCGGGAGTGAACAAGTTCGAGCGTCCCCGCACAGTGAGCTGA
- a CDS encoding GntR family transcriptional regulator, translated as MTFPVDDGRPIFMQVAERIEDDIVDGSLAEEAQAPSTTHFAQFYGINPATAAKGVNLLVDQGILYKKRGIGMFVTEGAREKLLARRRNQFYEQYIVPLLQEAEKLGISGEQLASLITDKGRS; from the coding sequence GTGACGTTTCCGGTGGATGACGGCCGCCCGATTTTCATGCAGGTTGCCGAGCGGATTGAGGACGACATCGTCGATGGAAGCTTGGCGGAGGAAGCGCAGGCCCCGTCGACCACTCATTTCGCCCAGTTCTACGGAATCAATCCCGCGACGGCGGCCAAGGGAGTGAATCTATTGGTGGATCAAGGCATTCTCTACAAGAAGCGGGGAATCGGCATGTTCGTGACGGAGGGCGCAAGAGAGAAGCTGCTGGCGCGGAGGCGCAATCAGTTCTACGAGCAGTATATCGTGCCGCTGCTGCAAGAGGCGGAGAAGCTGGGGATAAGCGGGGAGCAGCTCGCTTCTCTCATAACGGACAAAGGGAGGAGCTGA
- a CDS encoding ABC transporter ATP-binding protein, with translation MNAVELKGLTKSYGGQHALDGITLRMEENRIYGLLGRNGAGKTTLMHVLTAQLFATSGEVKVFGSHPFENEEMLRKICFIKESQKYPENFHVHDVLAVASSLYPRWSQETAEQLLKEFRLPVKKRVKKLSRGMLSAVGIIVGLASRAELTLFDEPYLGLDAVAREIFYRNLIQEYAELPRTIVLSSHLIDEVSGLLEHIYLIDRGRLILDEEAELLRSRAYSVAGPAAKVDAFLRGRSVLGKELLGGFLRASVLGELGDGGMAAARTAGLEAAPLTLQQLVVQMTVNESGNEEGSA, from the coding sequence ATGAATGCCGTGGAACTGAAGGGGCTCACGAAGAGCTATGGAGGGCAGCATGCGCTGGACGGCATTACGCTGAGGATGGAGGAGAACCGGATCTATGGCCTGCTCGGCCGCAACGGGGCGGGCAAGACGACTCTCATGCATGTGCTGACCGCCCAGCTGTTCGCCACCTCGGGAGAAGTCAAGGTGTTCGGCAGCCATCCTTTCGAGAACGAAGAGATGCTCCGCAAAATCTGCTTCATTAAAGAGAGCCAGAAATACCCGGAAAACTTCCATGTGCACGATGTCCTGGCCGTAGCTTCGTCGCTGTACCCGCGCTGGAGCCAAGAGACGGCGGAGCAGCTGCTCAAGGAATTCCGTCTGCCGGTGAAAAAGCGCGTGAAGAAGCTCTCCCGCGGCATGCTGTCGGCTGTCGGCATCATCGTCGGCCTTGCGAGCCGCGCCGAGCTGACGCTGTTCGACGAGCCTTATCTCGGCCTGGATGCGGTCGCGCGGGAAATTTTCTACCGCAATCTGATTCAGGAATATGCCGAGCTTCCCCGCACGATCGTGCTTTCATCCCATCTTATCGACGAAGTGAGCGGGCTGCTGGAGCATATCTATCTGATCGACCGAGGCCGGCTCATCCTGGACGAGGAGGCGGAGCTGCTCCGGTCGCGGGCGTACAGCGTCGCCGGTCCGGCTGCCAAGGTGGACGCCTTCCTTCGGGGACGAAGCGTGCTGGGCAAGGAGCTTCTGGGCGGGTTTCTCCGCGCCTCCGTGCTCGGAGAGCTGGGCGACGGCGGCATGGCGGCAGCCAGGACGGCCGGCCTCGAGGCGGCGCCGCTCACCCTGCAGCAGCTGGTCGTGCAGATGACCGTGAACGAATCTGGAAACGAGGAGGGGTCGGCATGA